The window AGGGTACTTGATGCGACCCAACTGGCCTTGAAGATATTATTGAACAGTTATTATGGATATTCGGGTTATGCAAGGGCACGACTGTACAGTCTCAACATGGCAAGCTCGGTCACAGGCTACGGCCGTGAGAATATCCTGAATACCAAACGACTTGTAGAAGAGCAGATCAAAAGTCTATTCATTCATGATGGGACTGTATATGAAAATGGGGAGATATCTGATAAGGATCTGGATAAAGCACAGAAGATAGACATGTCAGTAGTGTATGGGGATACGGACAGTGTGTTTGTCAAACTTATACCTGAAGGTATTTCACTGGATGATGCGGGTGCTGTGGGTGAAAAAATATCAGGCATTATTTCAAAAGAACTGCCTGATCCCATGGAGCTGGAGTTTGAGAGTTTTGCCAGGCGGTCTATATTCCTGGCAAAGAAGCGCTATGCTGTCTGGGTCTTTGAACCGGGAGGACAGGGCTGGACTGACAGTATAAAGGTAAAAGGTATGGAGACAGTCAGGCGGGACTGGTGCGAACTTACCAGTAAGACCCTGGGCAAAGTGCTGGAACTGGTGCTAAAGGAAGGCCTGGTGGATGATGCTATACAGTATGTGAGGGAAGTGGTGAACAGTGTCAGGAACATCGACCTGAAAGCCGATCTGTCTGTCATAGACGACCTGATGCTGACCCGCAAGTACACCAAAAAGACCGAAAGTTACCAGAACAAACAGCCTCATGTTATGGTGATTGAGAAAATGAGGCAACGCACCGGATTCGTACCCTCTATCGGAGACAGGATTCCGTTTGTTATTACTGCAGGGTCTGGTATTTTGGCTGACAGGGCAGATGACCCGGAATATGTTATAGAAAATAATATTCCCCTTGATGTGGAATATTATATCAAGAAACAGATACTTCCACCAGTTGAGCGTATTTTCAGGGAACTGGGTGTGGAAGTGGCATTTTTAGATTATGATGCAAAACAAAAAGGACTTACTGATTTCGGCGGCGGTATAGAAACCCCACATACCGCCAATTATGAGAAAAAGGCACGAAAAACAGAGAAAAAAGCACAGAGCCGACTATTAGACTTTTAATTTAAGGAAGTGAACCACATATGAAAGTCCATCTGATCAATAGTTCACCATATGAGGCAAATGCCTTTTTGGTGGATGCACCAAAACCGGTCCTGATAGATGTGGGCATGAATGCCAGTTATGTCATTGACAGGATCTCGGACATTATAGAACCCACCGATATTGAAACTATAGTCCTTACCCACGCCCATTATGACCACTGGGGCGGGGTGGAAGAAGTAAAGCAGGTGACAGGAGCAAATATTGCAATCCATACAGCAGATGCTGTGCTGCTGCAGGATGATGTGTCAAATGTTGCTTCCATGTTCGGTGAAAGAGCAGTATTAAAAGCTGACACACTACTGAACCAGGACGATTATATTGAGATTGGAGATAGCGATGGTTTAGAAGTAATACACACACCTGGCCACTCCCCGGGCAGCATATGCCTATACCATGCAGAATCTAAATCACTGTTCTCAGGCGATACTGTATTCCCTGGTGGTAGTTTCGGGCGTGTCGACCTGACCGGGGGCAGCATGATACAGCTTATTGAATCACTGAAGTACCTTACAGGGCTTGAAGTGGGGACAATGTATCCGGGGCACGGTAATGTGACTTCAGAGAATGTGGATGGACAGATCAAGCTGTCCCTGCATCTGGCTGGCACGTACCTTTGATATGGCATCCAAATGATTATCTTTTTTGGAAATCAATCGGTATTATATGGAGTACGATATCAAGGTGCATACGTGGTGGGAGAGCAGGATCAGGAAGATAAGCATAACTTCTGGTGAGAATAAATTAAAGATCTGGTTCGCCCATTTCGGGGAGCTGGACCTTGAGGACAAGAAGACCCAGAATATCTTTGCAGGGATCATGCAGGGGATTTTCGGGGAGCCTGTGGAAATCCCTGCTGTGAACCTGGATATTGTGAATATCAAGGGTGAGAAGAAGTATTCAAAGAAGGTGCACAGTAAGGAGGAATTCCTTGAGAGTTTCAAGAAAGCATTTGGAGATAAGTGAGTATGGATTGTAACACAACTGAAAAGAAATTCGATATGAATGAGTACATCTCCCAGGCCGAACGGGAGCATATGCTGTTCAAACTGCACAGGTATCTTGCCTGGGTTGGAGAATCCATTCCTGAAATGATCACAATCGATGGCCAGGATACTCAACTGCATGATCTTGTATGGAAACTGATCCAGAAAAAAAGATTGACAGAATCAGAAAGAAAGTGTGTGAAATGGTTGATCCGCAAGCTGGAGACCATAGAACAGATTGATGAAGAAAGTATCGAAAAGGCACGTCTGACCAGAGCCAGGGCAGAACATATACAGGATGAGGCTGCAGGTTTGTTGAGGGCTATTATGGATCTGAAGGATCTGGAGGAAGGCAGGATTCAGCAGGCTGATTTTGAGAAACTGAATATTACTGATAAGGTGGAGGATGCCAGGCGGTGGGTGAAGTATATGAAGAAGATGCGGGAGTGATTATCAGATAAGTGACAAACTCAAAGTTAAAAAGCCCTCAAGATATACCATATATCCGGGCATTTTCATGTTGCTGACTACCATTTGCAGCACTGATGACCCTGGCTTTAAACATTATTCCTGCCGGGAATTACCTACTCGGTGGTACTGTAATAATATTACTTGTGCAGTCGCACTTACAAGAAGACTCAACTTAACACCCGCAGCAATTTTTCTCGTTCTCGCTGCTGGCAATTTATTTGCTAATTTTTCATGAAGTTGGATGATTGTGCTGTCCTGTCTTAAAAGGTCTTAAAAGCCGACCAGTTTATCTTTCAATATCCGATTTGGATTTTGTGCGATGTTTTCCAATCCATGAATAACACAAGTATAGAGAAAATTTACAAGCTCCGGTGTGAAACGATCGTAGAAATTGCTTCGATTGATATGTAATTCACCTTTTTCTTTACATCCAAATTAGTATTTTTATGTGATTTAAATGGCAGAGCTATAAATACTTCGATTTGTAACGGTTGAGGTAGAAACATTGGGTGAAATTAATAAAGGTTAAAGGTTAATTACTGTTCCGACAACATCAATATTAAGTATGGAATGGAGAATAATGGAAATGAAGGAGACAAAATCAATTTGTCCTGAGTGCTATGAATTAATTGATGCGGTTATTTATGACGAAAACGGCACCATCTACATTGAAAAAAGCTGTGATTATCATGGTACATTCAAAGACATCTATTGGGGAGATGCTTTTCAGTATCAGCGTTTTGGCAAATACCTGCAAGATGGTACAGGTGTATTAAACAATATAACCTCCTCCAACGGTGGCTGTCCTCATAACTGCGGTATCTGTGAAGTCCACAAAACATCTACAATTCTGGCAAATATCGATATAACTAACCGTTGCAATATGCACTGTCCCGTTTGTTTTGCAAATGCTGCTTTCTCAGGTTATATATATGAACCAACGGTGGAGCAGATCAAAGAAATGATGATAATGCTTTACAATCAAGAACCGGTGAAATGCACATCTATCCAGTTCTCAGGTGGTGAACCAACCCTGCGGCCGGAATTGTTTGATCTCATTAAGATGGCAAAGGAACTGGGGTTCAAACATCTGCAGCTGGCCACCAACGGTATAAAACTGGCAGAAAGTGTGGAATATTGTCGTAACCTTCGGGAATCGGGGTTGAAAACCGTGTATCTGCAATTTGACGGCGTGACCCCTGAACCATACATGGAGACACGGGGGGTCGATGCTCTTCCCATAAAGCAAAAGGCAATACAAAACTGCCGGGAGGCAGGCATGCCCATTGATCTCGTACCCACCGTGGTCCGAAATGTCAATGACCATCAATTGGGGGCCATGGTACAGTTCGTTGCAGATAACATTGACATCATAAAAGGAGTCAACTTCCAGCCCATCTCTTTTACCGGAAGGATAGATACTAAAAAAAGGGAGGAACAGCGCATCACTATTCCTGATGTAATGAAAAAGATAGAAGAACAGACTGAAGGAGTTGTTACCAGTGATGATTTTTACCCAATCCCATTTATCCTACCCTTATCACATTTCGCCAATGCCGAAACAGGTATTGAAAATGTGAAATTCTCCGTAAATCCCCATTGCGGGTCAGGTACCTACATCTATGTTGATAAGAACCACAATATGGTCCCGGTTACGAGATTTGTGGACGTAGAGGGGCTGTTCGAGTATATTGAAGAACTGGCGCATGAAGTGGATGAAGTTCGATATTTCAAAACACTGGCACGGTGGAGGGGGACCAAAAAACTTGCCAGGGGGATAAGACAGTATGTGGATGACTCAAACGGCCCGAAGGACATTGACTTTGCCAGGAATTTATATAATATGCTGATACACCGCTCAGGCAATTCAACCAAAGTTTTCCATGAAAGAATGATGCTTATAGGTATTATGCATTTCCAGGACCCATATAATATGGACATCGAGCGTATCCAGCGCTGCGGTGTTCACTATGCCACCCCTGATGGCAGGGTGATCCCGTTTTGTACCTATAATTCTTTTTACCGGGAGGAAGTTGAAAAGAAATTTTCAAAACCGTTACATGAAAACCTGAAAGCCGGGTAGGAAAGTATCCTGGTACCTGGAAAAAACAACAATGATTTAAGTCATATCAACTATATTAGCCTTCAAAATGATGAATAGAGGGATTTTATTTTGAAAATAATAGGAGGACCTGCATCACAGCTTCTTGCCAGCAGGGTCGCAAAGGCCCTGGACTGTGACCTTGCCCTGTGTGAATTTAAAACGTTTCCTGATAATGAGATGTATGTTAGGATCCTGGATGACGTAGGTCAGGATGCTGTTATTATACAGAGTACAACTACCGATTCGGATTTTATGGCACTGCTCCAATTGATCGATGCATGCAGTACAGCTGAGAAGGTACATGTGGTCATTCCCTACATGGGGTATGCCAGGCAGGATAAACAATTCAATCCGGGAGAAGCACTCAGCGCCCGTGCTGTCGCACGCACCATTCTCGCAGATAACGTCATCACGGTAAATATTCATGAACATTCAGTGCTGGACCATTTCAAGTGCAAAACCATAGATATTGATGCAGCACGCCATGTAGGAAAATATCTGAAGGATCTGGATTTGGATTCACCTGTCGTGCTGGGACCTGACAATGGAGCTGTACACATAGCAGCGTCTGCTGCTGAGGAATTGGGAGCTGATTACGATCATCTTGAAAAGAAACGATTAAGCGGCGATACTGTACAGATGACCCCTAAAAACCTGGATGTGACGGGACGGGATGTGGTGATACTGGATGATATGGTAGCAACCGGAGGTACCGTGGCAGAAGCGGTGGGAATGCTCAAGTCTCAGGGTGCATCCCGGGTATATGTTGCCTGTATCCACCCGGTCCTTGCAGGAAGTGCAGTTCTTAAACTGTATCATTCCGGGGTCATGGATGTAATAGCAACTGACACCCTGGAAAAGGCAGTAAGCAGGGTAAGCGTTGCACCGTTATTGGCCAGGGCACTGAAAGGGTTATAATCCCATGCATTCCAAAAAGTTGACCCTCATGGCCCCTGCAGAATCAATGGCCACGGCCGTAAACGTGATAGAAGCTGGGGCTGACGAAATTTATCTGGGCCTGGAGACCCCGGGTTTTATAAATTTAAACCTCTCAGGCAGGGGTAGAAGCTGTAATGTTGAAACTGCAGAAGAACTGAAAAGAATAGTAGAATATGCCCATAATAATGAAGTATTAGTGGATTATACTGTCAATACACCTTTCATGGCTGATTCAATTGAAACTGAATATATTGAACATGTAATGCGTGGAGTTAATGCAGGAGTGGATGCACTTATTGTTGGGGAATTCGGTGCCCTTGTCCTGCTGCATGAACTGGACCTTGGACTGCCTATCCATGCCAGTGTCCTTTTGAATAATTTCAATATAGGCCAGATACAATTACTGGCAGAAATGGGTGTGGCCAAAGTTGTTTTACCTTTTAAGATAACTATTGAAGAAATCAAAGGATTATCAGGTCTTGGTGTTGAACTGGAGGTCTTTGGCCAGTTCGGTTGCTCAAATATCAACGGGACCTGTCACTTGATACACAATGCTGATGAGGCAGTTCAACTCGGCCTTCCCTGCAGGGCGAATTATAGGGTTTCCACTGATGGCAGGCTGCATGCTATTTTAGATGCAGGTACTGATTGTTCTTTATGCAGCCTGGGCCAGTTGATGGATGCAGGGGTGTCGGCCCTTAAAGTGGTTGGCAGGTGCATGAATCCAGAGATGATAAAGACAATAATACAAACATACCGCAGCGGTATTGATATGACAAATAACGGAGCTTTGCCTGAAGAGATCAAAGCATGGATCCTGGAAGAATTTCCTGTCTGGATGATGCTATGTGACCAGGATAGGTGCAAATATCTTGAAACGCCAATCAATAGATCGTTTGTCTGAATCAGGTTTATCATGATCGAGATAAGAACTGCAGATTACCTAAAACTTGAAAATATTATTAACCTGGCTGACGAATTTAACATACGATTCGGTCTTGGCAGCGAGAGCTGTGTCCATAAACTGCCCTGTTTGGGCATTTTAAAAAATACAATTTCTCAAGTAGCTAACCTGACAGTAGTAACCCCCATCACACCACAGAAGCATTATAAATGGATGTTGGATTATATTAACGAGCTGCCTTCAGGAGTAAAACTGGTAATTAATGATGCAGGGATACTCTATTCATTAAATAAAACAAAATCTCTTGGCAGATTCGATAAAATAATCGCAGGCAGGGGAATAGTTCATACTTCAGAGGCCTGTCCATGGGTAGATCATCTTTTGCGGGACGAGTCAGAACATATTAAGGAAGCATTTCTACAGACTAACCTGAATTACAGTAGAACCCTGGATTTTTTCAAAAAAATGGGAATTACTGGAATGGAAACCGATCTTGAATCCCGGACTGTAAATGCAGCTCTCAGGACAGGACTGCCCGTTTCCGCTCACATCGAATATATTGCAGTGTCTTATGCCAGATCATGTCACACATCCAGATTTTATAGTGAACAGCCTCCGGCATGCGTTCATAGGTGTAACAATCCTATTAAAATTGAACTGATCGATATGTTCGATCTTTCCAGTGTCCCACCCGGGTTTGCTCAACCCGGTCCTGAAATGCTGGAGATATTTCCTACTCTTTACTTGCTTGGAAACACTATTTTTATGAAAAGTAACTGTCAGGATACAAAAGGTCTTGAGCAGATAATCATTAATACGGACATGTATGATTTTGAGGATTTGACAAATATCATTCAATATACAGATACTCTTTCGACAACGGATCAACAGCGACCTTTTCCCCAATAAGATTCGCATCATATCCAGGATAACCATATTTTCCAGCGGTTGCATCGAGCACAACACAGCTCTGGTTATTTATATCATAATATGATATCTGTTGATCCTTAAGAAGTTCCTGGGTCGAATAATAGAAATAAAATTTCAGATCAAATTCGATTATAGCCTCATCCGGATTATCGTTTTGCAGAATCACTCCACCATGTGTCGTTATGCGATTACACGTATCACTGATCTTGATCACGTTTAGATTAGCACAAGATGTAAAATGTTCAAATGACTTTCTCGTAGTCTTTTTTTCATATTCTGCTTTCGATGGAACCACGTAAATATCCAGGGGATCTGATGAAAATATCTCATATTCTATATTCATATACTCAACCGGGTCCTCGAATTCAGTTCCATCTCCACCGTAATAATAAATATAACCCGGTTCCAATGTGAAAGTCAGCTTTTTTTCTTCGACAACATAAATGTCATCACCTTTCATGATAACGTCCATATCTCCATTTTGACCCAGATCTCTGGAAACCTGGGCAAGAATGGGTTCCTTCATGTATTCCAGCAGGTTATCAGTATCCACATCACATGCCAGACCATATGCATGGTCTTCAGTTAAAACAAAATACGTATTAATTCCAATATTCTCCAAAAGGGACATTAGCAAAATCGTCAGATCTT of the Methanosarcinales archaeon genome contains:
- a CDS encoding radical SAM protein gives rise to the protein MKETKSICPECYELIDAVIYDENGTIYIEKSCDYHGTFKDIYWGDAFQYQRFGKYLQDGTGVLNNITSSNGGCPHNCGICEVHKTSTILANIDITNRCNMHCPVCFANAAFSGYIYEPTVEQIKEMMIMLYNQEPVKCTSIQFSGGEPTLRPELFDLIKMAKELGFKHLQLATNGIKLAESVEYCRNLRESGLKTVYLQFDGVTPEPYMETRGVDALPIKQKAIQNCREAGMPIDLVPTVVRNVNDHQLGAMVQFVADNIDIIKGVNFQPISFTGRIDTKKREEQRITIPDVMKKIEEQTEGVVTSDDFYPIPFILPLSHFANAETGIENVKFSVNPHCGSGTYIYVDKNHNMVPVTRFVDVEGLFEYIEELAHEVDEVRYFKTLARWRGTKKLARGIRQYVDDSNGPKDIDFARNLYNMLIHRSGNSTKVFHERMMLIGIMHFQDPYNMDIERIQRCGVHYATPDGRVIPFCTYNSFYREEVEKKFSKPLHENLKAG
- a CDS encoding U32 family peptidase; translated protein: MHSKKLTLMAPAESMATAVNVIEAGADEIYLGLETPGFINLNLSGRGRSCNVETAEELKRIVEYAHNNEVLVDYTVNTPFMADSIETEYIEHVMRGVNAGVDALIVGEFGALVLLHELDLGLPIHASVLLNNFNIGQIQLLAEMGVAKVVLPFKITIEEIKGLSGLGVELEVFGQFGCSNINGTCHLIHNADEAVQLGLPCRANYRVSTDGRLHAILDAGTDCSLCSLGQLMDAGVSALKVVGRCMNPEMIKTIIQTYRSGIDMTNNGALPEEIKAWILEEFPVWMMLCDQDRCKYLETPINRSFV
- a CDS encoding ribose-phosphate diphosphokinase, translating into MKIIGGPASQLLASRVAKALDCDLALCEFKTFPDNEMYVRILDDVGQDAVIIQSTTTDSDFMALLQLIDACSTAEKVHVVIPYMGYARQDKQFNPGEALSARAVARTILADNVITVNIHEHSVLDHFKCKTIDIDAARHVGKYLKDLDLDSPVVLGPDNGAVHIAASAAEELGADYDHLEKKRLSGDTVQMTPKNLDVTGRDVVILDDMVATGGTVAEAVGMLKSQGASRVYVACIHPVLAGSAVLKLYHSGVMDVIATDTLEKAVSRVSVAPLLARALKGL
- a CDS encoding transglutaminase domain-containing protein codes for the protein MKIESLSITFVLLLIALFISGCIDDETLSRLNGDPEVQRVEPYVNEIVFEDITLRTKAAEIVRDCPSGDKDCQINKLYRYVVENYSYYSDPRQDEFIQSPYDTMEVGGGDCEDLTILLMSLLENIGINTYFVLTEDHAYGLACDVDTDNLLEYMKEPILAQVSRDLGQNGDMDVIMKGDDIYVVEEKKLTFTLEPGYIYYYGGDGTEFEDPVEYMNIEYEIFSSDPLDIYVVPSKAEYEKKTTRKSFEHFTSCANLNVIKISDTCNRITTHGGVILQNDNPDEAIIEFDLKFYFYYSTQELLKDQQISYYDINNQSCVVLDATAGKYGYPGYDANLIGEKVAVDPLSKEYLYIE
- a CDS encoding MBL fold metallo-hydrolase, which produces MKVHLINSSPYEANAFLVDAPKPVLIDVGMNASYVIDRISDIIEPTDIETIVLTHAHYDHWGGVEEVKQVTGANIAIHTADAVLLQDDVSNVASMFGERAVLKADTLLNQDDYIEIGDSDGLEVIHTPGHSPGSICLYHAESKSLFSGDTVFPGGSFGRVDLTGGSMIQLIESLKYLTGLEVGTMYPGHGNVTSENVDGQIKLSLHLAGTYL